From the Marinomonas sp. THO17 genome, one window contains:
- a CDS encoding FAD-dependent monooxygenase: MHVVIVGAGIGGLTLASALRGCDVTIIEQRPVAEGIGAGLMLHDEALDALRSVEVDIVGQKFSEFRLGLSGGREIRSIARSGQAVTRSALHSELLNAASHASLRTSTTVKKFKESAEGVCVWLSDGDKVNADFLVGADGLGSSIRKLLGSNARRRYSGETCWRGLSDLHSGQRNPIEIWGKGRRVGIVPLLSGTYIYLTHAVPAGAPRTPAPTDEFLQPGFGVENLIQSVPEDAWIQHDLDELSNHTWGTHRVPLLGDAAHGFTPNLGEGAAQAILDAIYLAGNISGVWQYPGPRYRRNVRIATMSRWVGRVGQANGVWASVRDNMLSVLARRPL, translated from the coding sequence ATGCACGTTGTTATAGTGGGCGCTGGCATCGGTGGCCTCACGCTTGCATCAGCACTCCGTGGTTGTGACGTTACTATCATTGAGCAGCGTCCAGTTGCAGAGGGAATTGGTGCCGGCCTGATGCTCCACGACGAAGCACTCGACGCGCTTCGATCAGTTGAGGTTGATATTGTGGGGCAAAAATTCTCAGAATTTAGACTCGGTCTATCAGGTGGACGCGAGATTCGTTCGATAGCGCGAAGCGGTCAGGCTGTAACGCGATCAGCACTGCACAGTGAGCTCCTTAATGCCGCATCTCACGCATCACTCCGTACATCCACTACGGTCAAAAAATTTAAAGAGTCTGCTGAAGGTGTATGCGTTTGGTTGTCGGACGGAGATAAAGTCAATGCTGATTTTTTGGTTGGTGCCGATGGACTTGGATCCAGTATCCGAAAACTGCTGGGGAGTAACGCTCGGAGGCGTTACTCAGGTGAAACCTGTTGGCGTGGGCTCTCCGACCTGCATTCCGGGCAAAGAAACCCTATAGAGATTTGGGGCAAAGGGCGCCGTGTGGGCATCGTCCCGCTTTTGAGTGGCACCTATATCTATCTTACGCATGCTGTCCCTGCTGGTGCTCCTCGAACTCCAGCCCCCACTGATGAATTTCTACAGCCGGGCTTTGGTGTTGAGAATCTAATTCAGAGTGTTCCAGAGGATGCTTGGATTCAGCATGACCTTGATGAGCTCAGCAATCACACTTGGGGTACCCACCGAGTACCACTTCTGGGCGATGCCGCGCATGGATTTACTCCCAATTTGGGTGAGGGTGCTGCCCAAGCTATTCTGGACGCCATTTACCTTGCAGGGAATATAAGCGGTGTCTGGCAATACCCTGGGCCAAGGTATCGCAGAAATGTTCGTATAGCCACGATGTCGCGCTGGGTTGGCCGCGTTGGGCAAGCTAATGGTGTCTGGGCGAGCGTTCGAGACAACATGCTCAGTGTCTTGGCAAGGAGGCCGCTATGA
- a CDS encoding cysteine hydrolase family protein: protein MKSALLVVDVQNGVFRSANPPYLSECVISNIKQLLGYASSSEIKIVFIQHEIPGVLEPGSDGWQLFSDLTINDSSYKIRKRTPDSFHDTNLREYLDENEIEHVLICGFSTEFCIDRTAFSAASKGYKVTLIEDAHTTHGKPHLDASSIIAHHSFTLSKHPNIVLNSTATLTSG, encoded by the coding sequence ATGAAATCGGCACTTTTAGTCGTAGATGTTCAAAATGGAGTTTTTCGTTCCGCCAATCCTCCATATTTATCTGAATGTGTAATAAGCAACATTAAGCAATTGTTGGGTTACGCTAGCTCGTCTGAAATTAAAATTGTATTTATACAACATGAAATCCCGGGAGTACTCGAGCCAGGAAGTGATGGCTGGCAACTGTTTTCAGATTTAACAATTAACGATTCTAGCTATAAGATTCGCAAAAGAACTCCAGACTCGTTCCATGATACAAACTTAAGAGAATATCTAGATGAAAATGAGATTGAGCATGTGCTTATATGTGGCTTTTCAACAGAATTTTGTATAGATAGAACGGCGTTTAGTGCTGCAAGCAAAGGCTACAAAGTTACCTTGATAGAGGATGCTCATACAACACACGGTAAGCCTCATTTAGATGCATCTTCGATTATCGCACACCATAGCTTTACTCTATCCAAGCATCCCAATATTGTTCTGAACTCTACAGCAACGTTGACTTCGGGCTAA